From the genome of Acetomicrobium thermoterrenum DSM 13490, one region includes:
- a CDS encoding dihydroorotase: MIWLRKVFLYDGRSLREGKWDLLLEKGSVTKLVPSESNSLQEEDVFYDLEGFMACPGFVDLHAHLRDPGQTWREDIYSGSLAAAAGGFTHVVAMPNTTPAVDEPSIVRYVAEKGRVAGGARVLPSGAVTVKREGRRITEMLAMKKEGAVLFTDDGSPVISAKAMRIALLYLKDVGVPLMEHPEELSLSEGGQINEGRVSALCGLKGIPRSSEIIGAERAIRLCEETSGRLHLTHISTKEALEAIRRAKERGLPITCDVTPHHLLFDEETILHSAFSSSLKVNPPLRSGEDVEALWRGLEDGTIDAIATDHAPYHVDEKDVVFEAAPFGIASLECAVAAVIDRWNRRGRPFSKERLFELFSTGPGRVIGLERKLKLGSKADLTIIDLNLEGKVDVANWKSKARITPYDGFTFKGWPVLTILEGKIVYNRLKEEVCHAL; the protein is encoded by the coding sequence ATGATTTGGTTGCGTAAAGTGTTCCTCTATGATGGAAGGAGTTTGAGAGAGGGCAAATGGGATCTTCTCCTTGAGAAGGGCAGTGTGACGAAGTTGGTTCCTTCAGAAAGCAACAGCTTGCAAGAAGAGGATGTATTTTACGATCTTGAAGGCTTCATGGCTTGTCCAGGGTTTGTCGATCTCCATGCCCATTTGAGGGATCCGGGCCAGACTTGGAGAGAGGATATCTATAGCGGTTCTCTTGCTGCCGCGGCAGGAGGTTTTACCCATGTGGTCGCCATGCCTAACACCACTCCGGCAGTGGACGAACCTTCTATCGTCCGTTACGTCGCAGAAAAGGGGAGGGTTGCCGGGGGAGCAAGGGTGCTTCCGTCGGGTGCCGTGACGGTGAAAAGAGAAGGCAGGCGGATTACCGAGATGTTAGCAATGAAAAAAGAAGGGGCGGTGCTTTTTACCGACGACGGCTCTCCGGTGATTTCGGCTAAGGCCATGCGAATAGCTCTTTTATACCTCAAGGATGTAGGGGTGCCCCTCATGGAGCATCCAGAAGAGTTAAGTCTTTCCGAAGGGGGGCAAATTAACGAAGGCAGAGTGAGTGCCCTTTGCGGTCTTAAGGGGATACCGCGAAGCTCCGAGATAATAGGAGCAGAAAGAGCGATAAGGTTGTGCGAGGAGACCTCCGGTCGTCTTCATCTGACTCACATAAGCACCAAAGAGGCTTTGGAGGCCATAAGGCGGGCCAAGGAACGGGGATTGCCAATTACGTGCGATGTGACACCTCACCACCTTCTCTTTGACGAAGAGACGATATTGCATTCTGCCTTTTCCTCTTCCCTTAAGGTCAATCCTCCGTTGAGGAGCGGAGAGGATGTGGAGGCTCTTTGGCGTGGCCTGGAGGATGGGACGATCGATGCCATAGCAACCGATCACGCCCCCTATCACGTAGACGAAAAGGATGTTGTCTTTGAGGCTGCGCCCTTTGGGATAGCTTCCCTTGAGTGCGCCGTGGCTGCAGTCATCGATAGATGGAATAGAAGGGGCAGGCCCTTTTCAAAGGAAAGGCTCTTCGAGCTTTTTTCGACGGGACCGGGAAGGGTAATCGGACTTGAGAGAAAACTGAAGCTCGGCTCGAAGGCCGACTTGACGATAATTGATTTGAACCTTGAGGGGAAAGTCGATGTGGCAAACTGGAAAAGCAAGGCGAGGATAACGCCATACGACGGCTTTACCTTTAAGGGATGGCCGGTATTGACCATCCTGGAAGGTAAAATAGTTTATAATCGTCTAAAAGAAGAGGTATGTCATGCATTGTAG
- a CDS encoding iron-sulfur cluster-binding protein: MHCSRGLEREGFLIDKAFLGGGVYSLRFETKELLPEILPGQFFMLGPHRWKSDPFLLRPFAVVDWSENDVEFLVKVVGRGTKDIVSCERGTPFRLRGPLGNGVFTAARGRSLALVAGGIGVAPLLCAWKFHSDVVSSFVFGVSNGDWAGVADWASSKVSGLTVASDDGSLGYKGTAPDVLKKEGDLIDEIWACGPVPMLKAVYGAFGGKSLIMASLESRMGCGIGGCHSCTVKTQRGMLKVCHDGPVFDLSEVFLDELI, encoded by the coding sequence ATGCATTGTAGCCGTGGACTGGAACGGGAAGGTTTTTTGATCGACAAGGCCTTTTTGGGCGGAGGCGTGTATTCGTTGAGATTTGAGACGAAAGAACTTCTTCCCGAAATTTTGCCGGGACAATTTTTTATGCTAGGACCTCATCGATGGAAAAGCGACCCCTTTTTGCTCAGGCCCTTTGCCGTGGTCGATTGGTCGGAAAATGACGTCGAATTTTTGGTGAAGGTTGTGGGCAGAGGTACGAAAGATATCGTCTCTTGCGAAAGAGGCACCCCCTTTCGCCTTCGGGGACCCCTTGGGAACGGTGTCTTTACTGCCGCAAGGGGAAGGTCTTTGGCGTTGGTCGCAGGAGGGATAGGAGTGGCGCCTTTGCTGTGCGCCTGGAAATTCCACTCCGATGTTGTAAGCAGCTTCGTCTTTGGCGTTTCAAACGGGGATTGGGCAGGCGTGGCAGATTGGGCAAGCAGTAAAGTCTCCGGTCTGACCGTGGCCTCCGACGACGGATCACTGGGTTACAAGGGAACTGCCCCGGACGTTTTAAAAAAAGAAGGGGATTTGATCGATGAGATATGGGCCTGTGGTCCTGTTCCCATGCTTAAAGCGGTATACGGGGCATTTGGGGGAAAGTCGCTTATCATGGCGTCGCTTGAGTCAAGGATGGGTTGCGGCATCGGGGGATGTCATTCCTGTACAGTGAAAACGCAAAGGGGCATGCTTAAAGTGTGCCATGACGGCCCTGTTTTCGATCTTTCGGAGGTATTTTTGGATGAGCTTATCTGA
- a CDS encoding dihydroorotate dehydrogenase, whose amino-acid sequence MSLSDVSKSLPDLSVSIGGLTLPSPLIIASGLWPHDASFWQEPYSAGVGAICSKGLTRRPRAGNSGIRIWETPSGVLNSIGLQNRGVEVFIKEELPHLAKSGIPVIVNLAVESLEETTESLVLLKSAEKDIAAVELNVSCPNVDCGGMAWGMSADGVSSVLLAARKAWEGKLWVKLTPQAFDLPSVGRAAEDGGADALVVSNTWLGMAIDVEAKKPVFDRIFAGLSGPAVFPLALRCLYEVAGSVSIPVIGCGGVCSDEDVLAMLLAGAAAVEIGSMLMHDLKCISDIYESLTKRMALWGVGSVADIIGKGRGDRF is encoded by the coding sequence ATGAGCTTATCTGACGTCTCGAAAAGCTTACCCGATTTGAGCGTTTCCATAGGCGGATTGACCCTTCCCTCCCCTTTGATAATAGCTTCGGGCCTTTGGCCTCACGATGCTTCCTTCTGGCAGGAGCCCTATAGTGCAGGCGTTGGAGCAATCTGCAGCAAGGGGTTGACTCGTCGCCCCAGGGCAGGCAACAGTGGCATCAGGATATGGGAAACCCCATCTGGAGTGCTTAATAGTATAGGGCTTCAAAACAGGGGAGTAGAGGTCTTTATAAAAGAAGAGTTGCCCCATCTTGCCAAAAGCGGGATTCCCGTAATCGTCAACCTGGCCGTGGAGTCCCTTGAAGAGACGACAGAGAGCCTGGTCTTGCTCAAATCCGCAGAGAAGGACATAGCGGCCGTGGAATTAAACGTTTCCTGTCCTAACGTCGATTGCGGCGGTATGGCCTGGGGAATGAGTGCGGATGGTGTCTCGAGCGTTCTTTTGGCGGCAAGAAAAGCTTGGGAAGGAAAGCTTTGGGTTAAGCTCACGCCTCAGGCCTTCGATTTGCCCTCCGTCGGAAGAGCTGCCGAGGATGGCGGTGCCGATGCCTTGGTGGTATCCAATACTTGGCTTGGAATGGCCATCGACGTGGAAGCCAAAAAGCCCGTATTCGACAGGATATTTGCGGGCCTGTCTGGCCCCGCCGTATTTCCTCTTGCATTGCGATGTCTTTACGAAGTGGCAGGGTCGGTCTCCATACCTGTAATAGGTTGTGGAGGCGTTTGCAGCGACGAAGATGTATTGGCCATGCTCCTTGCCGGGGCTGCCGCCGTAGAGATCGGCAGCATGCTGATGCATGACCTGAAATGCATATCTGATATCTATGAAAGTTTGACTAAAAGGATGGCCCTTTGGGGCGTCGGTTCCGTGGCGGATATAATAGGAAAGGGAAGAGGTGATCGCTTTTGA
- the pyrF gene encoding orotidine-5'-phosphate decarboxylase, whose product MSEIVLALDVKDLTSAEKILEMLGPDLKYVKIGPRLFCQGGRDFILSVGKNWKVFLDIKLHDIPNTVKDAVSAIAEMGIFGLTLHIAGGKRMLCEAVKGRNEANPDMKLFGVTVLTSINEEEWKAVSPGCGIEDAIEMRTKLADEAGIDGVVCSPRDLESIKRVSAKLLTLVPGVRPEGTSNDDQARTMTPGEAKKKGADFIVIGRPILRASDPLEALTAIKGEVACS is encoded by the coding sequence TTGAGCGAAATCGTACTGGCTTTGGACGTAAAGGACCTGACTTCCGCAGAAAAAATCCTGGAGATGCTGGGACCCGATTTGAAATACGTCAAAATAGGGCCGCGGCTTTTCTGTCAGGGAGGTAGAGACTTCATACTTTCTGTTGGGAAGAACTGGAAAGTATTTTTGGATATTAAGTTGCACGATATACCCAACACAGTCAAGGATGCCGTTTCAGCCATAGCCGAAATGGGAATCTTTGGGCTTACCCTCCACATTGCCGGAGGAAAGCGGATGTTGTGCGAGGCGGTGAAGGGGCGAAACGAAGCGAACCCCGATATGAAATTATTTGGCGTTACAGTCCTGACTAGCATTAACGAAGAAGAGTGGAAAGCCGTCTCTCCGGGATGCGGCATCGAAGATGCGATCGAAATGAGGACCAAACTGGCCGATGAGGCCGGCATAGACGGTGTCGTCTGCTCTCCCAGGGATTTAGAATCGATAAAGAGGGTTTCAGCCAAGCTTCTTACTTTAGTGCCCGGCGTTAGGCCTGAGGGTACTTCGAACGACGATCAGGCCAGGACTATGACTCCCGGTGAAGCCAAGAAGAAGGGAGCCGACTTTATAGTGATAGGCAGGCCAATCCTCCGGGCTTCGGACCCCCTAGAGGCGCTTACCGCTATCAAAGGGGAGGTGGCGTGTTCGTGA
- the pyrE gene encoding orotate phosphoribosyltransferase encodes MNGVNDGDLLEKMLADSGALLEGHFLLSSGLHSGNYLQCALLLRFPRYAAYVGERLANLIRPSAPDIIASPALGGIIIGHEVARALDVPFIFCEREEGKMRLRRFPAPEGMRFAVIEDVVTTGGSIKEVGEALELLGGKWVASGCIVDRSTENTGLEVELFSLAKKVFPVYKPEECPLCKEGLPLVKPGSKKTKDIK; translated from the coding sequence GTGAATGGCGTAAATGATGGAGATCTCCTGGAAAAGATGCTTGCCGACAGCGGTGCTTTGCTGGAAGGCCATTTCCTTCTGTCCTCCGGCCTCCATAGCGGTAACTATTTACAATGCGCTTTGCTTTTGCGGTTTCCGCGCTATGCAGCTTACGTCGGCGAAAGGTTGGCGAACTTAATAAGACCCAGCGCCCCCGATATCATAGCCAGCCCCGCGCTGGGGGGCATAATAATAGGCCATGAGGTGGCCAGGGCTTTAGACGTCCCCTTTATATTCTGCGAAAGAGAAGAGGGCAAGATGAGGTTGCGTCGGTTTCCCGCACCAGAGGGGATGAGATTTGCCGTCATAGAGGATGTGGTGACGACGGGAGGATCGATAAAGGAAGTCGGAGAAGCATTAGAGTTACTTGGCGGTAAATGGGTTGCCTCGGGGTGTATAGTGGACAGAAGCACGGAAAACACAGGTCTTGAAGTGGAGCTGTTTAGCCTTGCCAAGAAGGTCTTTCCCGTCTATAAACCGGAGGAATGTCCACTTTGTAAGGAAGGGCTTCCCCTAGTGAAACCAGGCAGCAAAAAAACAAAGGATATAAAATAA
- the selD gene encoding selenide, water dikinase SelD yields the protein MRLTELARTSGUAAKLGPADLNKLLDNFTVQEHPRLLSSWKGGEDATLWILSDERAAVLTVDIITPVVDDPYTWGQIAAANSLSDVFAMGGRPLLALNVVGFPINCLPLDTLSAILEGGMEMATKAGAIMAGGHTVEDEEPKYGLVVYGEVALNEIWRTTGARPKDKIILTKPLGIGVFSTALKADLLSKEEEEVMISQMVSLNDLPLHLPQEVRRKVHACTDVTGFGLIGHLLNMLDENIDIRIEAKRVPLLEGVTEKISMGLVPAGAYRNKDCYKSTGKVTGLESLDENLEDALFDPQTSGGLLLAVDPDVEDVILDVARKKGFVGSNVIGEVLEGKGKVKIN from the coding sequence ATGCGCTTGACCGAACTGGCAAGGACGAGCGGCTGAGCCGCAAAACTTGGTCCGGCGGACCTGAATAAATTGCTCGATAACTTTACGGTACAAGAACATCCCAGGCTTCTTTCCTCCTGGAAGGGGGGAGAAGATGCTACCCTGTGGATCCTCTCCGACGAAAGGGCTGCCGTGCTGACGGTAGACATAATCACACCCGTCGTTGACGATCCCTATACCTGGGGGCAGATAGCGGCTGCCAACTCGCTAAGCGATGTATTCGCCATGGGAGGAAGACCGCTTCTGGCCTTAAACGTCGTCGGTTTTCCCATAAACTGCCTGCCGCTGGATACCCTTTCCGCCATCCTGGAGGGTGGCATGGAAATGGCGACGAAGGCCGGTGCCATAATGGCCGGAGGACATACCGTTGAGGACGAAGAACCGAAATATGGCCTCGTTGTTTACGGCGAAGTGGCCCTGAACGAAATATGGCGCACTACCGGGGCGAGGCCGAAGGATAAGATCATTCTCACTAAACCGCTGGGAATCGGCGTTTTTTCTACGGCCCTGAAGGCCGATTTGCTCAGCAAAGAAGAGGAAGAAGTCATGATATCTCAAATGGTGAGTTTAAACGATCTGCCTTTGCACCTGCCCCAAGAGGTGCGCCGCAAGGTCCATGCCTGTACCGATGTAACAGGTTTCGGCCTCATCGGTCACCTTTTGAACATGTTAGACGAAAACATTGATATAAGAATTGAAGCCAAAAGGGTTCCCCTTTTGGAAGGGGTGACCGAAAAAATATCGATGGGGCTCGTCCCGGCAGGAGCCTACCGTAATAAAGACTGTTATAAAAGCACGGGCAAGGTTACGGGATTGGAATCTCTTGACGAAAACTTGGAAGATGCGCTGTTCGATCCCCAGACTTCGGGAGGTCTCCTTTTGGCCGTCGACCCCGACGTCGAGGATGTCATACTTGACGTCGCAAGAAAGAAGGGCTTTGTGGGAAGCAACGTAATAGGAGAAGTGTTGGAGGGCAAGGGAAAAGTAAAGATAAATTAA
- a CDS encoding biotin--[acetyl-CoA-carboxylase] ligase translates to MEESRISNETLKLPIFKFDVLQSTQTKARELYDKEGLDLFVVWAAEQAAGRGRRERSWHSPKGGLYFSLFFKKLGNLPSPQLISLAAGVAIKDVMEKLYDIPCELKWPNDILYQEKKLCGILSEVASCGQEIDHAIVGIGINANTDLSGLPEGISREAIAVKNILNREVDLEVLLATACTEVLDRISRLATREGRSKTIADYKRHCLTLNSQVIVYLDKGKVSGRAFDITGEGALLVATPKETLTLTTGDVIHLRRR, encoded by the coding sequence ATGGAAGAAAGCCGTATTAGCAACGAGACACTCAAACTGCCCATCTTCAAATTCGACGTCCTTCAATCGACTCAAACTAAAGCAAGGGAGCTTTACGATAAAGAAGGGCTAGACCTCTTCGTCGTTTGGGCAGCAGAACAGGCTGCAGGAAGGGGAAGGAGAGAAAGGAGCTGGCACTCTCCGAAGGGAGGTTTGTACTTTTCCCTTTTTTTCAAAAAATTAGGGAACTTGCCCTCTCCCCAACTGATAAGTCTGGCCGCAGGGGTAGCCATAAAAGATGTGATGGAGAAATTATACGACATACCCTGTGAGCTGAAGTGGCCAAACGACATACTATATCAGGAAAAAAAACTATGTGGTATATTAAGCGAGGTCGCAAGCTGCGGCCAAGAAATTGATCACGCCATCGTGGGCATTGGGATAAACGCCAACACAGATCTTTCTGGCTTGCCCGAAGGGATATCGAGGGAAGCAATTGCTGTTAAAAATATACTGAATCGTGAGGTCGATCTTGAAGTCCTTTTAGCCACAGCATGCACCGAAGTCTTGGACCGAATTTCAAGGCTTGCGACACGGGAGGGGCGAAGTAAGACAATAGCCGATTACAAAAGACATTGCCTGACCTTGAACTCTCAAGTGATCGTTTATCTGGACAAGGGAAAGGTGAGCGGACGTGCTTTTGATATTACTGGCGAAGGTGCGCTTTTGGTCGCCACGCCGAAAGAAACCTTAACGCTTACTACAGGCGATGTAATCCATTTAAGAAGAAGGTGA
- the prfB gene encoding peptide chain release factor 2 (programmed frameshift), which yields MELKPISTVLEELRSSLDELRESLDVDTLESEIKALIDRTSSPDFWNFSDAQKVTQKLSHLQDLLGQWQRMKAEWEELEVLAELLNETEDEELIGEFYDKASRLRKEIDSMEMELLLDEEYDESNAILTVHAGAGGLDAQDWAEMLLRMYLRWAERHNYETKVIDILPDEESGIKYATILIKGFCSYGYLKAEKGIHRLVRISPFDSSKRRHTSFASVEVIPELPDDADIEIRPEEIRMETFRASGAGGQYVNMTDSAVRLIHIPTGIVVTCQNERSQHMNRQVAMQLLKAKLYERRQQEKQRMLDDLHGEKKEIGWGSQIRSYVLHPYTMVKDHRTGYTSYSVDAVLDGDIDDFVIAYLRMRKDTIKAKGA from the exons ATGGAATTAAAGCCGATTTCAACGGTTTTGGAGGAACTGCGCTCATCTTTGGATGAGTTGCGGGAAAGTCTT GACGTCGATACCCTGGAAAGCGAGATAAAAGCTCTCATCGACAGAACTTCCTCTCCTGATTTTTGGAATTTTTCCGATGCTCAGAAAGTTACCCAAAAATTGTCCCACCTTCAAGATTTGTTGGGCCAGTGGCAAAGGATGAAGGCGGAATGGGAAGAACTGGAAGTTTTGGCCGAACTGCTTAATGAGACCGAAGATGAAGAGTTGATAGGTGAGTTTTACGATAAGGCATCTCGCTTGAGAAAAGAGATAGATTCCATGGAAATGGAGCTTCTTTTGGACGAGGAGTACGATGAATCGAACGCTATCTTGACCGTTCACGCAGGGGCAGGCGGTTTGGACGCCCAGGATTGGGCAGAAATGCTTTTGAGGATGTATTTGCGGTGGGCCGAAAGGCATAACTATGAAACAAAGGTAATCGATATACTCCCCGACGAGGAGTCCGGAATTAAATATGCCACTATCTTGATTAAGGGTTTTTGTTCCTATGGCTATCTGAAGGCCGAAAAGGGCATTCACAGGCTGGTCAGAATATCGCCCTTCGATTCGTCGAAGCGGAGGCACACCAGTTTTGCTTCCGTCGAGGTTATTCCCGAATTGCCTGATGATGCTGATATCGAGATAAGGCCGGAAGAGATAAGAATGGAGACCTTTAGGGCAAGCGGTGCCGGCGGCCAGTACGTCAACATGACCGATTCGGCTGTCAGGTTGATACATATCCCGACGGGCATAGTTGTGACCTGTCAGAACGAAAGATCCCAACACATGAACAGACAGGTTGCGATGCAGCTTCTCAAGGCAAAGCTGTACGAAAGGCGTCAACAGGAAAAGCAGAGAATGCTCGATGATCTCCACGGAGAGAAGAAGGAAATCGGATGGGGCAGTCAAATAAGGTCTTATGTATTGCACCCCTACACGATGGTTAAGGACCATCGGACGGGCTATACGTCCTACAGCGTCGATGCTGTGCTGGACGGGGACATCGACGATTTTGTAATAGCTTACCTGAGGATGCGCAAAGATACCATCAAGGCTAAGGGGGCTTAA
- a CDS encoding SpoIVB peptidase S55 domain-containing protein, protein MAFNGLFKSLGRRRFYLAFVLASLLVFGHAFFNGSAFAATFVPKVPLFPLSELKPGMQGEVVTVVKGLERVSFPAEVVSIIPSQSEPKSLILIRAKGPLVEKIGGIAAGMSGSPFFIGGKLVGAIGYGWEFSDHNLGLVTPIEEMTKALERSSGANGVVKHGFYEGKNAPMIASGVSRRGAERISDDLKGRAEVLPFDLPQGGISVDYNAKLNPGDSVGVLLAWGDVTVGATGTLTALDDKGNFLAFAHPFLNRGDVSFPLTRSWVHEVIPSIRSPFKLGSPLSIVGVVSQDRPQAIAGRVGSFPHGVEVSVKFTDESGKSTSKRFQVVNDPFLMNRVLPGALLGLLDDLWGRVGEGTGYISVKIEGKGFTEGFSRKNVYFSDNDIIGQIVNQEIMRLVSSLSLNRFKEIEPMGIHVELQVTRKPEIVYIEKLEIPNKDEAKKGQDLDVHVTLRNFRGEPEVKKLKLKVPERAAGLCEVVVRGGGIAEPSQVSLMSGWRAITSFDELLSEIKAEESNNQVIVELLYGFLLEEGGGMPLDENYELVSEMKKRRMEEGTFKVFDTNYYVEGLLRRTLTIQNIEGN, encoded by the coding sequence ATGGCTTTTAATGGGCTGTTTAAGAGCTTGGGCAGGAGGAGATTTTACCTCGCCTTTGTTTTGGCGTCGCTTCTGGTCTTTGGGCACGCATTTTTTAACGGTTCGGCTTTTGCCGCGACTTTCGTCCCAAAAGTTCCCCTCTTTCCTCTGAGCGAGCTTAAACCGGGAATGCAGGGAGAGGTCGTAACGGTAGTGAAGGGTCTGGAGCGGGTTTCCTTTCCTGCCGAAGTGGTGAGCATAATTCCCAGCCAAAGCGAGCCCAAAAGCCTAATCCTAATCAGGGCAAAGGGGCCTTTGGTGGAAAAAATCGGCGGAATAGCTGCCGGAATGAGCGGAAGCCCTTTCTTCATAGGGGGAAAGCTCGTTGGAGCAATCGGATACGGATGGGAATTCAGCGATCACAATCTCGGCTTAGTGACGCCAATCGAAGAGATGACCAAAGCCTTAGAGAGATCCTCCGGGGCAAACGGCGTGGTAAAACATGGTTTTTATGAAGGCAAAAATGCCCCCATGATAGCATCGGGAGTAAGCAGAAGGGGGGCAGAGAGGATATCCGACGATTTAAAGGGTAGAGCGGAGGTTTTGCCCTTCGATCTGCCGCAGGGAGGAATTTCCGTGGATTACAATGCAAAGCTCAATCCCGGTGATTCCGTAGGGGTTTTGCTGGCCTGGGGCGATGTCACCGTTGGTGCCACAGGAACTCTGACGGCATTGGACGACAAAGGTAATTTTTTGGCCTTCGCACACCCCTTTTTAAATCGCGGCGATGTTTCCTTTCCTCTTACGCGGTCATGGGTGCACGAGGTGATTCCCAGCATAAGAAGCCCCTTTAAACTGGGAAGCCCCCTTTCCATAGTTGGTGTAGTGAGCCAGGACAGACCACAGGCTATTGCGGGAAGGGTGGGGAGTTTTCCCCATGGCGTGGAAGTCTCGGTGAAGTTTACCGATGAATCTGGAAAAAGCACCTCCAAGCGATTCCAGGTAGTAAATGACCCCTTTTTGATGAACAGGGTACTGCCCGGCGCTTTGCTCGGGCTTCTGGACGATCTTTGGGGAAGGGTAGGCGAGGGAACGGGTTACATTTCCGTGAAAATAGAGGGTAAGGGCTTCACGGAAGGATTCTCGAGAAAAAATGTTTACTTTTCCGATAATGATATAATAGGACAAATTGTAAACCAGGAAATTATGAGATTAGTTTCCTCCCTTTCGCTGAACAGGTTCAAGGAGATAGAGCCAATGGGCATACACGTTGAACTTCAGGTCACCAGGAAACCGGAGATCGTATATATTGAAAAGTTGGAGATTCCCAACAAAGATGAGGCCAAGAAAGGCCAAGATTTGGATGTTCACGTGACTTTGAGAAATTTTCGCGGCGAACCCGAGGTGAAGAAGCTGAAACTAAAGGTTCCGGAAAGGGCTGCAGGATTGTGCGAGGTCGTCGTCAGAGGCGGTGGAATTGCGGAACCATCACAGGTGTCATTGATGTCCGGCTGGAGAGCCATAACTTCCTTCGATGAGCTTTTAAGCGAGATCAAAGCCGAGGAATCCAATAATCAGGTGATCGTGGAGTTACTTTACGGCTTTCTTCTCGAAGAGGGAGGGGGTATGCCCCTGGACGAAAATTACGAATTGGTTTCGGAGATGAAAAAACGTAGAATGGAGGAGGGCACCTTCAAAGTCTTCGATACGAACTATTACGTGGAGGGGCTCTTGAGGCGCACATTAACTATACAGAATATTGAGGGTAATTAA
- a CDS encoding MlaE family ABC transporter permease — translation MVKWLETLGKATASFLDLLGWIASLAFHVLVHLPRARVDLRSITDQMERVGVQSVFMVSVISAFTGMVMAVQTLDQFMRFGASGYIGGVIALSMIREMSPVLTGIVVAGRVGSSMAAEIGTMRVTEQLDALRAFGLDEYVFVGVPRILASLVMLPILTIFSMTVGTLGGYLYVAFRGIHPLIFKDSIKLLVDVYDINGGLLKSLVYGFVISIVACACGFRAEGGAKGVGETTTLAVVWSNMLILILNYMLSTLLFGGRV, via the coding sequence ATGGTCAAATGGCTGGAGACCCTGGGCAAGGCGACTGCATCTTTTCTAGATCTTTTGGGGTGGATCGCGTCGTTGGCTTTTCATGTTTTGGTTCATTTGCCGCGTGCTCGTGTGGATCTTCGTTCCATCACAGATCAGATGGAGCGGGTAGGAGTGCAGTCGGTCTTCATGGTCTCCGTCATAAGTGCCTTTACAGGCATGGTGATGGCTGTCCAGACTTTGGATCAATTTATGAGGTTCGGCGCCTCCGGATATATCGGAGGGGTCATTGCCTTGAGCATGATAAGGGAAATGTCGCCAGTCTTAACGGGCATAGTGGTTGCCGGCAGAGTGGGGTCTTCCATGGCGGCCGAGATAGGGACTATGAGGGTGACGGAACAGCTCGATGCCCTGAGAGCCTTTGGTCTGGACGAATACGTTTTCGTAGGGGTGCCGAGGATTTTAGCAAGTTTGGTTATGCTGCCCATTTTAACTATATTTTCGATGACCGTAGGTACCTTGGGAGGCTATCTTTACGTCGCCTTTCGTGGCATCCACCCTCTCATATTCAAGGATTCCATAAAACTTTTGGTCGACGTCTATGACATTAATGGCGGCTTATTGAAATCCCTGGTCTACGGCTTCGTAATATCAATAGTAGCCTGCGCCTGCGGTTTCAGGGCTGAGGGAGGGGCTAAAGGGGTTGGCGAGACTACCACTTTAGCGGTAGTGTGGAGCAATATGTTAATTTTGATACTAAACTACATGCTGTCAACCCTTTTATTTGGAGGAAGGGTTTAG
- a CDS encoding ABC transporter ATP-binding protein, whose protein sequence is MEEYILRFEKVSKSFGDKKVLRNISFSVKRGEVVALMGPSGCGKTTVLRLILRLIEADEGEIHLYGRDITHLSERELIDIRKKVGIVFQGGALFDSMTVFENVAFPLRYCLDIKDEGLMREMVSSMLESVELPDTEDLMPADLSGGMRKRVALARALVYKPSFLLLDEPTTGLDPQTARHIDRLVADLSRRHNLSAMTVTHDVVSALGISDRVFLMKEGDIVWMGTSEEWEASSDPEVTSFLLGTKSIRHRGSAP, encoded by the coding sequence GTGGAAGAATATATTTTGCGTTTCGAGAAGGTCAGCAAATCCTTCGGCGATAAGAAAGTTTTGAGGAATATAAGCTTTTCCGTGAAGAGGGGGGAAGTGGTCGCCCTCATGGGCCCTTCCGGTTGCGGTAAAACGACGGTCCTAAGGCTTATATTGAGGCTTATCGAGGCCGACGAAGGAGAAATCCATCTTTACGGCAGGGATATAACGCATCTTTCGGAAAGAGAACTGATAGATATCAGGAAGAAGGTGGGCATAGTCTTTCAAGGCGGAGCTTTATTCGATTCCATGACGGTCTTTGAAAACGTGGCATTTCCTCTCCGATACTGCCTTGACATCAAAGACGAAGGCTTAATGAGGGAAATGGTTTCTTCCATGTTGGAATCCGTTGAACTCCCGGATACGGAGGATCTCATGCCGGCCGATCTCTCTGGCGGCATGAGGAAGCGTGTGGCCCTTGCCCGAGCTTTGGTCTATAAACCGTCGTTTTTATTGTTGGACGAACCGACGACGGGGCTTGATCCCCAGACGGCAAGGCACATCGATCGCCTCGTAGCCGATTTGAGCAGAAGACACAATCTCTCCGCAATGACCGTTACGCACGATGTAGTGTCGGCGCTGGGGATTTCCGATAGGGTTTTTTTGATGAAAGAGGGAGACATCGTATGGATGGGAACCTCTGAGGAGTGGGAGGCCTCTTCGGATCCGGAGGTGACCTCTTTTCTTCTCGGAACCAAATCGATACGCCATAGGGGGAGTGCCCCATGA